The following nucleotide sequence is from Citrus sinensis cultivar Valencia sweet orange chromosome 6, DVS_A1.0, whole genome shotgun sequence.
TAAGCTTATACATCATCATTTTCTAAGGAGCGTGAAACAACTCAactaattaagaaattaaatatctaCACGAATATACAATTTCAAAGCATATGAACATAGATATACGGATCCCTAATTTCCTACAAATCaaactttttaactttttaaccTTCAAAGCGTTTGAAGTGATGCAAACATATAATTACGATGgctaattttaatatcttagGTAAATGATTGATATTCATGTTTcggtataaaaaaaaagagaggaacATAATTTGCATTCATGATTACAAAAGTCGtgattcataatttcataaacaGAAACTTTATATTCCTTCctttttagaatttatcacttaaatttttgataattttttagtatttcattttattaatagtctaaaaacaataatagacaaaataatttgttgGGCCATTTCCCCTTTCCATAATTACGAAGCCGTAATGTAAATAATACCCTtcaattatcattttcttttacttttctttcgACAGACGATAATCATAGCTTACACATTACGTGCATGGATTATAAACGTAAACATATTTATTCCTTGAAGCACGATAATTTCTTTCTTATCCTGTAAGCAGGGTAATTCCTTTCTTTGAAAGATGAAAAGCTTgattcataaaaatttctttctttgaaaGAAGAAGCACAGGATAATTTCGGGTTCCGCttgattgataaaattttcttcctttattatttcaacaaaggaaaaatggtTTTTACATAAGGAAATTGGGAATGGTCACACCAAGACACCACGACAAAGGAAAATtaagcccaaaaaaaaaaaaaaaaaactataatttctGTCTGAGTATATACTACACCCCCCATTTTTAGCttggtttttttattaaaaaggaaaaaaaccaAAGCTAAggacttcaaaaaaaaaaaaaaaaaaagccaaacaaaaaccccaaaaaaaaaaaaaaagatgacgTGGTAAAAGGGGGTGAGGAGACGACAGTGGTGCTATCGGTGCTTCTGCCACTTCCCGCCGGTGGAAAAAAGTTGATCAAGAGcagtatatatatgtatatatatatataccttcCTATTTATgcagaaggaaaaaaaaaaagatgataagttggatgaaattaaagttaaaattttataaggaaAGGCGCCCGGAAGATCCGAACATCTGGTCGAGGAGAATGACAAGACCCATGGCAACGGCCGTCTCCATTTCGGGCTGCACTATCAGGCGAAAGACGTCGGAGCCGAACGCCACTCCTCCGACGgcctctttcttctttatctCCGCCACGCGCCTCCTCCTCCCGTCGTACACCGCGCACGCTCTCTGCGCGTACGACCCCTCAATCTCGTACAGCACGTTCTTGTTGTTCGTCggcgacgacgacgacgatccgtcaccaccttTGCAGCTGACGTGCGCCAGACACTTGTTGGTAAGGATGTTGACGTGCTTCTTCACGGAGAACCGCGGATTCACGTCCGTTTTCTCTCCGTCGTACACCAGCCAGTTGTCTCCAAGGCTCAACCTCTGAATGATCACacgtaaatttaaattatatttaataaaattaccatCGCGATCATTAAATTAAGTCGAAACCACAACAGCTacaaaaactatatatatatatatatatatataccttaCGACGGATGGTGAGGAGGGATTTGCCAGCGGCGTCCATAAGGACGATTTCACCCTTTACGCCTTGGATGTAATTATCGACTCTAAAAACCAAGTCTCCTTTGCTGTCAAAGACGGTGAATCCGTTGCAGTTGAAGAGAAGAGACTTCTTCCAGACAGTCAGCACCGTCGCATTCGCGTCGGAAGCCTGGGGCTTGGCGGGGATAGAGGGGGCAGTTGCGGTGGCGGCTGCTGCTACGTTGGCGTTTGGATAGACCTTTGTCATTCCTAAATTCCAATGCTTGAATGGTTCCAGTTTATGAAAATCAGGTGAGCTGCTGTAgccctaaatttttttataggtGCTTTGAGTTTGAGGGAGAGGGATGAGGGAGGGGGAGGGTCACCCACTAGGCACTCGCTTgctattttggttttttacgtcttgaataacaaaataaacgATCCATGCTTTTATATAGAGAGTGTAATGTGGGGCACGGGTCATGGACCCATGGTAACGGGTCAGTGGgtggtttaattaattttagggGGAAAATACGTCAAGGCCCtcattttttccttaaatagGCAATTTTACAcaattatttaagaaataaacGTCTAGACCTTTTCCGTTTCAAAAATGAACATCCGCACTCCTTTTCTCTGGTTAGTAATTTTTGTCTATTTACATAAAGATgagaatattaatatattttaaagtctactgaaattaataaaataataaataaaaagaactcattaataaaatattttagatgttaattttcttaattgttAAAACAATGATATAATTAGATATAACCATTAGAAGAAATCCATTAGCTGAAAACAACTGTGGTATGGTATTAGGGGGGAAATAAGCCAATCTTGATTAGAGgggtcaaatttttttttcaaacctaTAAAATaggtattttattaatatttgtttattttaatataaaatattgagtattaaactttttttttatattaccaCGACCCATGACAGCCTCTTAATAGATTCAGCCATGTATGGTATCACAGTTACACCATAGTTGGATCCCATTCtctatcttaaaaaaaaaataaaagaaatcattaattatttagtggTTTGTTTATGAAACAATAAAGTTAGATTGTTAATTCTTATTTGGACAAATTTAAGGGCCCAAGCGTTAGTTTACATTTAATCATGCGAAGAATAGAAAGgttaaattaccaaaaaggCGCACAATCGAAAAGCAAGCAAAAGTCTAACACGGGTGCGACGCCCCAATCACGTGGCGTCGACacgaaaatttgaattttaattggaCGCAACTGGaagaatcaaagaaaaaaaaaaaaaaggatgaaCAGCACGGGCGGTGAGCGATGGTCCTGAATGGATCGATGCCGATgataagaataagaataaaaacaagtattactataattttaaaaaattaaaataaaataacagttgGAGTCGCACTCGCCCACAATGATAagaaatcactattattattaatttttttaaaaaaatatgttatcaTTATGCAGCCTCTATCTTCACTTGAAAGGCAAATATAATGATTGTATATATAGGATGCTAAAATTTGTGTGGCTGAGTACTAATTTGCGGTGCAGGAAGGGACAGGTGTCCAGTTTCCGCTGATTAGTCtatgatatttttcttctttaaccaatttatcatttaatgtcaaatttaattaagctTGTAATTATCCGATTGCCTAAGGCCGGTTTTAGAATATTGATCCTCTTTTGATCtgatctttatttaattaaattttattaatataattaataattaataaattaaattataattattcactaatattaaaatataagtagcataatatttataaaatatcaagagTGCTCAGATTAAGAGAAGATCATGATCCTTTTAGAGTGACTCCCTTCATCTAGTTGTGGCCGTTTTGACTCCTGACTTGGATCTATTATACAAAGGCCATCAATccataatactaataaatcccttgtattattttaatgattagtTTAATGTAATTGGTgtagaattatatatatatagatagatcAACAggggattaaaaaaattaagtacgATAACGTATTGAAGTTGGCCGAGTGCAATCTCATTGGAGCTTGGCGTTATATATCATGTAAGGGCTGAGCTAAtgctaatttttatttaaatgtaatATCAAAAGTTCCTTAGACTTAGTCTCTGAAGTTAGGCTCCCCTCTCCCTTAATAGTTAGTAGTGGGCACCTCATCTTCacataaattgataaaaagcACACTTTCTCGCGCTGAAAATGGTAAGTAAGAGTAAAAGAGAGCTTGTTAATTGAAAAGCTCTTACAAAAGGCCAGAAAATTACAGGCTGTAGGCCTATAAGATTGATCCAATAAGAGATCTGTCGTCGTATCAAATTACGAGGTTTATAAGATTCGGTCTTATGGGAGACCTGTCGTTAtatcaaattatcaaattattaaattatcaaatggcgaaccaacaaagtgttggctccactggtAATGGAGTCACCTTAAGTGGTTTGATtgggtttgctccccagttcgagtcaTAGGGAAGCCacctttgttgggagaacatGTACCTCTCGATTTGAGCGAAAACTTCTAATATGGGTTGcggtacgggcttaaaggtgcctcctACAGTTGGAACCCTCTCCATAATACCTCAtggttaagacaaaaaaaaaattatcaaatagcGATCcagaaatcaaataaataggTTTATAAGATCAGACCTATATGTGCTCTTGTCTTTGTATGAAATGACGGTCAAACATTAGaggtaaaaatgattaaaagagCTCAAGAGCAATTCGATAGAATATAAGTTGTGTCTATCTTATAACATTACTTTTCCCCCTATTCATCAATGTTTGTCTGCTATATTTAAGAGTAATAAAATAGATTGAATGTATTTTGATCAAAAAAATCTATCTACCCTAGCCATTGATGAAATTCTCGACTTTTAATTTGTACAACTATTAACATCGTTATCCTTCAATGAAAGGGTCTTTCATACATCACGATCAGTGACAATTGATTagtaaaattacattatatatAGTGACTGTTGtaaatgtgtgtgtgtgtgcatatAGAGTGGCGtgtcattattatattttaataaactaGCAATTTAAgcttgatatatttttttgtttgaaacatGAATAGACTTAAATTACTCTAAACTCTTAAGAGagttaaatgtttgaatttaattgatacatttttttttgtctaaatcactaaaaataagtattaaattattttataacttaaaaaatatgaagactagtatatttctatttttgcCATTACAAATTATAAGTGTTAGACAAGAAACAAATATCTTAAAgagcataaata
It contains:
- the LOC102622871 gene encoding protein LURP-one-related 8; translation: MTKVYPNANVAAAATATAPSIPAKPQASDANATVLTVWKKSLLFNCNGFTVFDSKGDLVFRVDNYIQGVKGEIVLMDAAGKSLLTIRRKRLSLGDNWLVYDGEKTDVNPRFSVKKHVNILTNKCLAHVSCKGGDGSSSSSPTNNKNVLYEIEGSYAQRACAVYDGRRRRVAEIKKKEAVGGVAFGSDVFRLIVQPEMETAVAMGLVILLDQMFGSSGRLSL